One Tachysurus vachellii isolate PV-2020 chromosome 18, HZAU_Pvac_v1, whole genome shotgun sequence DNA segment encodes these proteins:
- the LOC132860714 gene encoding transmembrane protein 11, mitochondrial isoform X3, giving the protein MASLGRRRGVPVNRERGVMAAAGECYIVHEIYNGENAQEQFEYELEQALEAQYRYIVIEPTRIGDETARWVAVGNCLHKTAVLAGTACLFTPLALPAEYSRYVALPAGALSLACAALYGISWQFDPCCKYQVEYDSRKLARLPLHTLTSSTPVVLVRRDDVHRKRLHNTIALAALVYCAKKIYELYAV; this is encoded by the exons ATGGCGTCGTTGGGAAGGAGGCGCGGTGTCCCAGTCAACAGGGAGAG GGGAGTGATGGCGGCGGCGGGTGAATGTTACATTGTGCATGAGATCTACAATGGTGAGAATGCACAGGAGCAGTTTGAGTATGAGCTGGAGCAGGCACTGGAGGCACAGTATCGCTACATCGTCATTGAGCCGACACGCATTGGAGACGAGACGGCGCGTTGGGTGGCTGTCGGGAACTGCCTGCACAAGACGGCCGTACTAGCGGGCACAGCGTGTCTCTTTACACCGTTGGCACTACCTGCTGAGTATTCCCGCTACGTAGCTCTGCCCGCTGGTGCCCTCAGCCTGGCCTGCGCTGCTCTCTACGGCATCTCATGGCAGTTTGACCCGTGCTGCAAATACCAGGTGGAGTATGACAGCCGGAAGCTAGCACGCCTGCCGCTGCATACGCTCACCTCTTCCACGCCTGTGGTGCTGGTGCGCCGCGACGACGTGCACAGAAAGagactgcacaacacaatagcGCTCGCCGCCCTGGTCTACTGCGCCAAGAAGATCTACGAACTGTACGCCGTatga
- the LOC132860714 gene encoding transmembrane protein 11, mitochondrial isoform X4: protein MAAAGECYIVHEIYNGENAQEQFEYELEQALEAQYRYIVIEPTRIGDETARWVAVGNCLHKTAVLAGTACLFTPLALPAEYSRYVALPAGALSLACAALYGISWQFDPCCKYQVEYDSRKLARLPLHTLTSSTPVVLVRRDDVHRKRLHNTIALAALVYCAKKIYELYAV from the coding sequence ATGGCGGCGGCGGGTGAATGTTACATTGTGCATGAGATCTACAATGGTGAGAATGCACAGGAGCAGTTTGAGTATGAGCTGGAGCAGGCACTGGAGGCACAGTATCGCTACATCGTCATTGAGCCGACACGCATTGGAGACGAGACGGCGCGTTGGGTGGCTGTCGGGAACTGCCTGCACAAGACGGCCGTACTAGCGGGCACAGCGTGTCTCTTTACACCGTTGGCACTACCTGCTGAGTATTCCCGCTACGTAGCTCTGCCCGCTGGTGCCCTCAGCCTGGCCTGCGCTGCTCTCTACGGCATCTCATGGCAGTTTGACCCGTGCTGCAAATACCAGGTGGAGTATGACAGCCGGAAGCTAGCACGCCTGCCGCTGCATACGCTCACCTCTTCCACGCCTGTGGTGCTGGTGCGCCGCGACGACGTGCACAGAAAGagactgcacaacacaatagcGCTCGCCGCCCTGGTCTACTGCGCCAAGAAGATCTACGAACTGTACGCCGTatga